In Kitasatospora sp. NA04385, a single genomic region encodes these proteins:
- a CDS encoding DUF2516 family protein, producing MILYVDLLNPFWWIATAIICFKVFALGDALFRREDAYRAADKKTKGFWVIILSLSLVWDLLFGANPITGLMTLVGLVASIVYVVDVRPAIKLLTDGRGGGRSNQGPYGPW from the coding sequence GTGATCCTGTACGTCGACCTGCTGAACCCCTTCTGGTGGATCGCCACGGCGATCATCTGCTTCAAGGTGTTCGCGCTCGGCGACGCCCTGTTCCGCCGGGAGGACGCGTACCGGGCGGCGGACAAGAAGACCAAGGGCTTCTGGGTGATCATCCTGAGCCTCTCCCTGGTCTGGGACCTGCTGTTCGGCGCCAACCCGATCACCGGCCTGATGACGCTGGTCGGCCTGGTCGCCTCGATCGTCTACGTGGTGGACGTCCGGCCCGCGATCAAGCTGCTCACCGACGGCCGCGGCGGCGGGCGCAGCAACCAGGGCCCGTACGGCCCCTGGTGA
- a CDS encoding HAD family hydrolase, giving the protein MAERRVGAVLCDLDGVLRIWADLTEVDLARGLPPGTVGAAAFRPERLLPAVTGLVSDEQWRAAVAADLVAACGSAAAARAAVAAWGRQPSRVDADVLALVAGVRRGGVPVVLVSNGTTRLEADLAACGLDTAVDAVLNTARFGHAKPDPRVYLAAAGLAGVPVERCLFVDDSAGNVAAATALGMHGHRHAGADGLRAVLDGHGLLG; this is encoded by the coding sequence ATGGCGGAGCGGCGGGTCGGGGCGGTGCTGTGCGACCTGGACGGGGTGCTGCGGATCTGGGCGGACCTGACGGAGGTCGACCTGGCGCGGGGGCTGCCGCCGGGGACGGTCGGCGCGGCGGCGTTCCGGCCGGAGCGGCTGCTGCCCGCGGTGACCGGGCTGGTCAGTGACGAGCAGTGGCGGGCGGCGGTCGCGGCGGACCTGGTCGCGGCGTGCGGGTCGGCGGCGGCCGCGCGGGCGGCGGTGGCGGCCTGGGGCCGACAGCCGTCCCGGGTGGACGCGGACGTGCTGGCGCTGGTCGCCGGGGTGCGGCGGGGCGGCGTCCCGGTGGTGCTGGTGTCCAACGGGACGACCCGGCTGGAGGCCGACCTCGCCGCGTGCGGGCTGGACACCGCCGTGGACGCCGTGCTGAACACCGCCCGGTTCGGACACGCCAAGCCCGACCCCCGGGTGTACCTGGCGGCCGCCGGGCTGGCCGGCGTCCCGGTGGAGCGCTGCCTGTTCGTCGACGACTCGGCCGGGAACGTCGCCGCCGCGACGGCCCTCGGCATGCACGGCCACCGGCACGCCGGGGCGGACGGGCTGCGGGCGGTGCTCGACGGCCACGGCCTGCTGGGCTGA
- a CDS encoding helix-turn-helix domain-containing protein, with protein MASLNVGSLGEYIREQRRSAQYSLRQLAEVAGVSNPYLSQIERGLRKPSAEILQQIAKALRISAETLYVQAGILEEREDGEGPGLRAAILADPLINERQKQALLSVYEAFLKENQAARPPGPA; from the coding sequence ATGGCGTCACTGAACGTGGGCTCGCTCGGCGAGTACATCCGGGAGCAGCGGCGGAGCGCGCAGTACTCGCTGCGGCAGCTGGCCGAGGTCGCCGGGGTGTCCAATCCGTACCTGAGCCAGATCGAGCGCGGGTTGCGCAAGCCCAGCGCGGAGATCCTCCAGCAGATCGCCAAGGCGTTGCGGATCTCGGCGGAGACGCTCTACGTGCAGGCCGGGATCCTGGAGGAGCGGGAGGACGGCGAGGGGCCGGGGCTGCGGGCCGCGATCCTGGCCGACCCGCTGATCAACGAGCGGCAGAAGCAGGCCCTGCTGTCGGTCTACGAGGCCTTCCTGAAGGAGAACCAGGCGGCCCGCCCGCCCGGCCCCGCCTGA
- a CDS encoding DUF2199 domain-containing protein — protein sequence MTSDPGFTCSCCGERHAEPPMNYSATAPHVWDPSFDEAPDCLLSSDQCVIKAQHYFVKGLIEIPVIGSGDVFSWGVWVSLSRENFSRAADLWDTPGRESEHPYFGWLTTELPVYAPSTVNLKTNLHTRPIGQRPLIELEPTDHPLAVEQRTGITRDRVREIAEAVLHAADGDS from the coding sequence ATGACCAGTGATCCCGGTTTCACCTGCTCGTGCTGCGGTGAACGCCACGCAGAGCCGCCGATGAACTACTCGGCCACGGCCCCGCACGTCTGGGACCCGAGCTTCGACGAGGCGCCCGACTGCCTGCTCTCGTCGGATCAGTGCGTCATCAAAGCACAGCACTACTTCGTCAAGGGCCTGATCGAGATACCGGTCATCGGCAGCGGCGACGTGTTCTCCTGGGGCGTCTGGGTCTCCCTGAGCCGCGAGAACTTCTCCCGCGCCGCAGACCTCTGGGACACCCCGGGGCGCGAATCCGAGCACCCGTACTTCGGCTGGCTGACCACCGAGCTTCCGGTCTACGCGCCCAGCACCGTCAACCTGAAGACCAACCTCCACACCAGGCCCATCGGTCAGCGTCCCCTCATCGAGCTCGAACCCACCGACCACCCGCTCGCCGTCGAACAGCGGACCGGCATCACCCGGGATCGCGTGCGCGAGATCGCCGAGGCCGTTCTCCACGCCGCCGACGGCGACTCCTGA
- a CDS encoding DEAD/DEAH box helicase — translation MQAGGPLGDLLSGRLGRLPGARRTPPPPGFTGTLRPYQERGLAWLDALGRLGLGAVLADDMGLGKTVQTLALLALEHARGARGPVLLVCPTSLVGNWRREAARFAPRLRVQLHHGPDRTAPDPAADLVITTYGILQRDAAELRAVHWRRVVADEAQHAKNRAARQSRALRSLRSGPRIALTGTPVENRLAELHTVLDFANPGLFGTPESFREHYAVPIEQSGNRDVAAQLQRLTAPFLLRRLKSDPEIGQQLPAKQEFTVRCNLTPEQAGLYQAVVADLLGRLGGIRGVERKGAVLAALGRLKQVCNHPAQLLRDTSSLGGRSGKVERLVALLREALAEGDRALVFTQYAEFGAMLQPHLRRRLGTPVLHLHGGLGAARRQELVDRFQSPDGPGVFLLSLKAGGTGLNLTAANQVVHLDRWWNPAAEDQATDRAHRIGQHRDVQVRKLVCTGTVEERIAELIDTKRELAGSVVGAGESWLTELPTERLRELLTLSAEATGI, via the coding sequence GTGCAGGCCGGGGGCCCGCTCGGCGACCTGCTGTCCGGCCGCCTCGGCCGGCTCCCCGGCGCCCGCCGCACCCCGCCCCCGCCCGGCTTCACCGGCACCCTCCGCCCCTACCAGGAACGCGGCCTGGCCTGGCTGGACGCCCTCGGCCGGCTCGGCCTCGGCGCCGTCCTCGCCGACGACATGGGCCTCGGCAAGACCGTCCAGACCCTCGCCCTGCTCGCCCTCGAACACGCCCGCGGCGCCCGCGGCCCCGTCCTGCTGGTCTGCCCCACCTCGCTCGTCGGCAACTGGCGCCGCGAGGCCGCCCGCTTCGCCCCCCGGCTGCGCGTCCAGCTCCACCACGGCCCCGACCGCACCGCCCCCGACCCCGCCGCCGACCTGGTGATCACCACCTACGGCATCCTCCAGCGCGACGCCGCCGAACTGCGCGCCGTGCACTGGCGGCGGGTCGTCGCCGACGAGGCCCAGCACGCCAAGAACCGCGCCGCCCGACAGTCCCGCGCCCTGCGCTCCCTGCGCTCCGGCCCCCGGATCGCCCTCACCGGCACCCCCGTCGAGAACCGCCTCGCCGAACTCCACACCGTCCTCGACTTCGCCAACCCCGGCCTGTTCGGCACCCCCGAGTCCTTCCGCGAGCACTACGCCGTCCCGATCGAGCAGTCCGGCAACCGGGACGTCGCCGCGCAACTCCAGCGGCTCACCGCGCCGTTCCTGCTGCGCCGCCTCAAGAGCGACCCGGAGATCGGCCAACAGCTGCCCGCCAAACAGGAGTTCACCGTCCGCTGCAACCTCACCCCCGAACAGGCCGGCCTCTACCAGGCGGTCGTCGCCGACCTGCTCGGCCGCCTCGGCGGCATCCGCGGCGTCGAACGCAAGGGCGCGGTGCTGGCCGCCCTCGGCCGGCTCAAGCAGGTCTGCAACCACCCCGCCCAACTCCTGCGCGACACCTCGTCGTTGGGCGGCCGGTCCGGCAAGGTCGAACGCCTGGTCGCGCTGCTCCGGGAGGCCCTCGCGGAGGGTGACCGCGCCCTCGTCTTCACCCAGTACGCCGAGTTCGGCGCGATGCTCCAGCCCCACCTGCGCCGCCGCCTCGGCACCCCCGTCCTCCACCTGCACGGCGGCCTCGGCGCGGCGCGCCGCCAGGAACTCGTCGACCGCTTCCAGTCCCCGGACGGGCCAGGGGTGTTCCTGCTCTCGCTGAAGGCCGGCGGCACCGGCCTCAACCTCACCGCCGCCAACCAGGTCGTCCACCTCGACCGCTGGTGGAACCCGGCCGCCGAGGACCAGGCCACCGACCGCGCCCACCGGATCGGCCAGCACCGCGACGTCCAGGTCCGCAAGCTGGTGTGCACCGGCACGGTCGAGGAGCGCATCGCCGAACTCATCGACACCAAGCGCGAACTGGCCGGATCGGTGGTCGGCGCGGGCGAGAGCTGGCTCACCGAACTCCCGACCGAACGGCTCCGCGAACTGCTCACCCTCTCCGCCGAAGCCACCGGGATCTGA
- a CDS encoding alpha/beta fold hydrolase: MTIFHGYDGTALHYERLGDGAPLVAIPGGPGMDARYLGDLGGLDAGRQLVRFDPRGCGRSAAPADRASCAFHAQAADVEALREHLGVERVDLLGHSAGALTAQRYAAAFPHRVRSLVLVTPVGRAAREPDAAELAAIRAARSAEPWYPDAAEADALLADGAGATAELVRRITPFFWGSWNDRARAAAFDPAPAPAATWMREAFYAGTGTATDQARPVPVPMPVLVVAGERDGMIGTAPARLAAALHPDARLAVLPGVGHRPWVEAPAAFAALVGEFIDAV, encoded by the coding sequence ATGACGATCTTCCACGGGTACGACGGGACCGCCCTGCACTACGAGCGGCTGGGCGACGGCGCACCGCTGGTGGCGATCCCCGGCGGCCCGGGCATGGACGCCCGCTACCTGGGTGACCTCGGCGGGCTGGACGCCGGCCGGCAGCTGGTCCGGTTCGACCCGCGGGGCTGCGGCCGTTCGGCGGCCCCCGCGGACCGGGCGAGCTGCGCGTTCCACGCCCAGGCCGCGGACGTGGAGGCCCTGCGGGAGCACCTCGGGGTGGAGCGCGTCGACCTGCTCGGCCACTCGGCGGGGGCGCTCACCGCACAGCGCTACGCCGCCGCATTCCCGCACCGGGTACGGTCGTTGGTGCTGGTCACCCCGGTCGGGCGGGCGGCCCGGGAGCCGGACGCGGCGGAGCTGGCCGCGATCAGGGCGGCCCGGTCGGCGGAGCCCTGGTACCCGGACGCGGCCGAGGCGGACGCCCTGCTGGCCGACGGCGCGGGCGCCACGGCGGAGCTGGTCCGGCGGATCACCCCGTTCTTCTGGGGCAGTTGGAACGACAGGGCCCGCGCGGCGGCGTTCGACCCGGCGCCGGCCCCGGCCGCGACCTGGATGCGGGAGGCCTTCTACGCGGGCACGGGCACGGCCACGGACCAGGCCCGGCCGGTGCCGGTGCCGATGCCGGTGCTGGTGGTGGCGGGCGAGCGGGACGGGATGATCGGCACCGCCCCGGCGCGGCTGGCCGCCGCCCTCCACCCGGACGCCCGGCTCGCCGTCCTGCCGGGGGTGGGGCACCGGCCGTGGGTGGAGGCGCCGGCCGCATTCGCCGCGCTGGTCGGCGAGTTCATCGACGCCGTGTGA